A region of Triticum aestivum cultivar Chinese Spring unplaced genomic scaffold, IWGSC CS RefSeq v2.1 scaffold241563, whole genome shotgun sequence DNA encodes the following proteins:
- the LOC123176100 gene encoding uncharacterized protein yields the protein MVVQVPRLKRLFLIGCKHLRAITFLGESVSDLELMCVDTRDGIVCPRPSISKNKPSGLQIHAVVVDARFTHSLRNLISNYIENVHFNIHFTSSPVYDGVIQFEATSKDMIGTSDQESLHLIPTDQYTDVLGMVGAAPMQAFPQPPSTKSDRHVEIAEGSFYVEKELDSLMANYVESLQVHDVSVRAIVPRGRWWGKLRWCCVERCPKVDTVFPKNLLAFTALENLWVSDLLMARSILSKIPRFNQYSVISSFGNLQRLQLRSCPSLQFLLPVWVSSFPSLETLHIIHCGDLSHIFTMDEKYPEEITTRGVLFPKLTTIHLHDLPKLHNICEVKMVAPMLASLKIRGCWSLRRLPSVGARGRGKKKPAVEIEKDVCDALEWDAGHRPDHFEAPIHSRYYKEKLHRVSVLRY from the coding sequence ATGGTGGTGCAAGTCCCAAGGCTCAAGAGACTGTTTCTAATAGGATGCAAGCACCTTCGTGCAATTACCTTTTTGGGCGAGAGTGTTTCTGACCTGGAGTTGATGTGTGTAGACACGCGAGATGGAATTGTGTGTCCTCGGCCATCTATCAGCAAAAACAAACCTTCTGGGCTGCAGATCCATGCTGTTGTTGTGGATGCGAGGTTTACTCACTCCTTGCGGAATCTGATTTCTAATTATATAGAAAATGTTCATTTTAATATCCACTTCACCTCCTCACCTGTGTATGATGGGGTTATTCAATTTGAAGCAACTAGCAAGGATATGATTGGCACCAGTGATCAAGAGAGTCTACATCTTATTCCAACAGACCAGTATACTGATGTCCTTGGGATGGTTGGTGCTGCCCCAATGCAGGCCTTTCCACAACCTCCTAGTACAAAGTCTGATCGGCATGTAGAGATTGCTGAAGGGAGCTTCTATGTTGAAAAGGAACTTGACTCGCTGATGGCAAATTATGTGGAATCCCTGCAAGTGCATGATGTCTCGGTACGTGCTATTGTGCCACGAGGCCGTTGGTGGGGCAAGCTTAGGTGGTGTTGCGTGGAGAGGTGCCCAAAAGTGGATACTGTCTTCCCTAAGAATTTATTGGCATTTACTGCATTGGAGAACTTGTGGGTGTCAGACCTCCTGATGGCCCGCTCCATTTTGAGTAAAATTCCACGCTTTAATCAATATAGCGTTATCAGTTCGTTTGGAAATTTACAACGCCTTCAGCTGCGTTCATGCCCCAGCCTCCAGTTTCTGCTCCCAGTGTGGGTGTCCTCCTTCCCCAGCTTGGAGACCCTCCACATCATCCACTGCGGCGACCTCAGCCACATCTTCACAATGGACGAAAAGTACCCCGAAGAAATAACTACCCGCGGCGTACTATTCCCGAAGCTGACAACCATCCACCTGCACGACCTGCCAAAGCTGCACAACATATGTGAGGTCAAAATGGTGGCCCCAATGCTCGCGAGCCTCAAAATCAGGGGATGCTGGAGCCTGCGCCGGCTGCCATCCGTAGGTGCCCGTGGCCGTGGCAAGAAGAAGCCAGCCGTCGAGATTGAGAAGGACGtgtgcgacgctctggagtgggacGCCGGTCACCGCCCCGACCACTTTGAGGCGCCCATCCACTCGCGCTACTACAAGGAGAAGTTGCACAGAGTCTCCGTCCTCAGGTACTGA